From the genome of Trypanosoma brucei brucei TREU927 chromosome 11 chr11_scaffold01 genomic scaffold, whole genome shotgun sequence:
AAGCTACGTGTGGCTCTTTCAACTCGCTCGCttcagaaggaaaaggaccGTGCGGAGCGCGCGAACCTCCTCTCGGATGCCCACAACTTCAAGAAGGATGCCAAGAAGGACATCAAGAGGGATGATAAGAAGGATCCAAAGAAGGATTCAAGgaggaatgaaaagaaggatgccaagaggaagtaaaaaagatatgcttgctttttccttttttcttttctgttcttaaatataaaaaaatatttgttaAGTTAATACTTTTTTACGTATTGAAAGCAGCGATGTTTTGTGTTCCCCGTTCATATAGGCTCCTGTGGATGCTGGTTATTTCGGGTTCCGGGACTTGtacttctgttttcttttttgtcctgttttcctttcttcctgcaATGACGCAAACAGCAAAGACAAGTGGTCTTCATCGAAGGTAACGAGTTGTGTCCGATTGTGGCGTTATGGCAGGTTTCACCGAGACACCCAGTTGGCCTTCGCTGTCGTGTGAGCAATCCAGCGCGGCCGCTGTGTCGGTCTCGTACTCACCTTTTGTAGTAGAAATGTCGTACTATACCATTGCTATCCAGGCGTATAGCATGACAAGGTATGTTGTTGAGAATTTGAGGCTGGACTCGGCGGTGGTTGGAACTGCAATGACGTACTGGCACATATTTGTGTCTGTGCATGGTTTGAAGAAGGTTGATGAGATTGTTCTTAGTGCTGCGTGTACTTTTTTGGCGAGCAAGGTAGAGCACCACAAGGTGCGGCTGAGCGATATCGTTGCCCTTGTTTTCGAGGTAGACCCTGTCGGAGGTGTGATGGAGTCTTGGCGTGATGTGGTTGGTCAAGCAGAGTTGCTCCTGTGCTACACGCTGAAGTTTAATTTTCAGGTCATACATCCTGTCAATCGTATTAACGAGTTAGTTTTTGATGGTAACAAAGCTGTTTTGGAGTGTGCACAacgcctttttcttctgtcgTTTGTAACCCCTTTGTGCACGAGAGCTTCGGCCGAGGAAATTGTAGAGGCCCTCGTGTATTTGGCGGCAGATGGGGCAGAACGCCTGGAGGTTTATGCGAATGGCTTTAACATCACTTCGTCTGAGCGGCGTGATGGCATTATCAGTGTTATGCTTGACGCCCTTGTTGCCATGCGTAAGACCACCAAGTTACCCAAAATAGATAATGTGATCTCTGCGCGACGTAAAAGACTTCGTGAACAGGAGTCCACTAGGCCGTCGGTTGCCTGCTCTAGTGTTGGAACGGCAAGTACGGATAATACACCTTGTGCACCATCGGTGGAGTGATGTCTCGTCGACTGATTTGTTTTATGTGTAGATCTTTTAGTCACTTTACGGTCGCTTTTCTACTTGTTTCTTATTGAGTTTCACGTGTTTCACGTTGTTCGGAGCTATTCAGTTAGGCAGTGACGCTCTCTGTGTTCTTTTCGTATCCGACACTGCAGAGTGACCACGTGCCCGCAATCCACGTATGTTCTCCAAGTGCTTTCGCCTACGAGTGGTCAtgaagcaagaagaaaagtaggGTTAGGGGAGAAGAGTaggggattttttttaaaaatgtttcTACCGAGCgttgtttttccctcccgTATCTCCTCCCGCTGGTAATGCTCTGAAGTTCCAACGTGCACATGCACATGTTGACTTCCTCGTCACTTTGTTTgtcctttacttcctttccgcATTATTGCCTCCCTTTGCTTTACTTTGCTTCGGTTGTGAGCATTCAATTTGCTAGGGTGCTATGCGTTTTCCTAGCGGCTCCTTAGCTGCATACCCATTGGAGACATACATGGTTGTACCCGGTGAGAGGGCGTTAGAAGTATCAGTCTGTCCCACTGGAAGTTATGCTGCTTTACTGTCTGGAGGGCATCTACATTTTTTAACGTGCAACACCGATGTCGTAGTTATCGGCTCCGTGTCGATTTGTAATGCGATGGGCGATAAGGACTATGCAACTCACTTCTTATGGCACCCTTTGGGTGAGCAGCTAGTTGTTTCAACTTACCATGGTCGGCTGCTTTATTTTAACGTGGCTATTGATGTTCACCGTGAGAGGTGCCTGACTCAGGTGTATCGTGTCAACTCTCTTCCCATTGGATGCGCGGCGTCGTGTGTGCCCCTTACAAATGAAGTGCATTTGGAGGGTGACGCTGTGGTTTCTTTAGTTTCTGCTGGACATCACTGCTTCTTCGCGTGTACCGCAACTGGCCTTGTTCGCGTGCTCGGGTGGTTCAAGAAGAACTTACTACATACCTATGATGCTAACTTTCTTAGCGGTGGGTTACATACATTTTCCGGCTTGGATGCTGCCTGTAGAGAACATACGAGCAAGGACTTGTGTGCTGGCGGCACGCCAATCACATCTATCGCCATACTTGATATTTGTTATTCCTGCCAACTAGAGTTGAcggggttgttgttgtctaGTGGACAATTTCTGCTTGCGAATTCTTCTGCGGGTGATGACTTTTCGTGCGACAACGTGGTTTTCAATGGCGTGTGTGTTGCGTCAGCGGGCACTAGCCGCGTGTGCATAAACCCGAGGCATCCGTTGGCAGTACTGGCTACGCCCACGGGTGAGCTCGAATGCAAACGAATAAGTGACGATCTTTCATTGACGGTGTTTTGGATTGATGTGAAGTGTGTTACAAGCGATGAATACCGAGGTTCCATTCGTTGTATGGTGTGGACAGACGATGGTGAAATGCTGTGCGTTGGCTACAACCAGTCTGGCATTATGGTTCTACACTATAGTGGCATCTGTGTTTACTCTTCTCATGTTGCTGAGTACCCGCGACAGCACGGTTTGCGTCCTGCGATTGGTATAGAGGGTTGCGCTTCCCTCTCATGGTGTGGAAACCAGCTGCTTATAGTGGATCCACGTGGATTGGCCTTGACGGTACTTGGTTTCAGCAAGGTTGTTTCATCTCCCTGTGCTGAAGCGACGGCCATGTTCACTCCCGCCTGCACCCTTGACGGCTCTAAATTGCGCTTTatagaacaacaacatacgGATGGATCGTTGGCTTTTAGTGACACGGTACTTTTGAATCCGCGGTATGCGGTGGAGAATAACCCCATAACATACGGTGCCATAAGCAGCGACGGCAGCGTTGTAGCCTTGGCGGGAAGGAATGGTTTTCTACTATTTGACCGGTTAGCGCGGCGGTGGCGAACTATGCGCgatagaaaagaagaacgTGAGTTTACTTGCGTGGCTCAACCCGTATGGGTGAAGGATCTGATGGTGGTTTTTCCCGTCCGATTGGAAAGAACGCACGAGTATGAACTGCGCGTATACAACAGGGTTTTATCCAAGGGTGCTATGCTGGTGCGTATGCCTCTTCAGAATAAACCGTTGCGTCTCAGCGAGTGCCACGATGAGGACGGTGATGTTTTCGTGCATTTATTTGACGACTCAGGCACTCTCCTCGTGTGGAGGTGCGTATTGTCATCCACGTATCCACATGCAAAGCACAACCTTGAGGTTTCGCTCAAGTTGGTAAAGCGTGTACCGTTGCCCCGAATGTTTCGTAACCCAGTTAACATGATGGCGATTCATCCAGCGAGGTTAAGCGCGTACAGGACGACATCTTCCCCATGTAAATTTCGGGGTAATCGTGACGAGGCGCTTCTGCCCTATGTATTGTTTGTTGTGAGTGGCTCGAATGCCTTGATCGCTCTCGACCTCAACGCGGTAATGAACAGGGTGAGTGTGCGAGTGGCATCCGAGCCACTGGTCCCACTCACAACAATTTTTCCATCTGGGCTGTTTCACTTATGGGTCGACTACACGGCGCCTTTGGATGGCGCTGTTCTTCTTGCAGTGAGTGATCGGGGTGTGAGTATCTTGCACCTGTCGTTAGACACCAGTGGTGGTGTTACCTCTTCGCTGTGTGTAAACGAGTACCGTGTGGGCGATAGCACCGATCCAATTTTAGCTCCTGTAGGGCTCTCAGCGTACGATGGGTGTCTTCTCACTGCGTTTGCAGATGTGGATGCTTCCCAGCAAACTCTTAGCTCTGTGTCTCATTTTTCGGTGCGAACAGTTGTTGTGCCCTCTATGTACAACTACCGTGTCCTGGGGGAAGTGATTGCTCTTCGGTCAAAGATATCAAGTTCCATTACGAAGGGACCAATCGGAGGGGCATCTGTTCAATCCGTTTCTTTCCCATGGGATGAGCGGGTGTTGTGTTGGATAGAAGGAATGCGGCGCAACTCCACACTTGTCTGCAACGCAGACTATTTGTTATGCACTTTGATTGACAGGGAGACATCAAGTTTAAGTGATTCCGAGGACCCGTGCTCTATGCTGCGGCTCACCCTATCACTCTTACAGCGCTACCCGGAATACCATCGGATTGTTGTCAACTGTTTGCGCAAACTAGAGCTTCCTTGTTGTCCCGTTGTCGTGGACAATATCGGCTCTACCAAGAAGTTGTTCGTGAGCTGTCTTGAGGAGAGTCGACTTGAGGAAGCTGCGCATCTGTTGCACCTTATTATGGTTGATGATGGAGAGGGTGGTAAGAACGGCTCGTTAGACACCCTACGGCAAACTTTGGTTTGCGCGACGCGCATCTTAATGCTTGCTGTGTCCTG
Proteins encoded in this window:
- a CDS encoding cyclin 9, with amino-acid sequence MAGFTETPSWPSLSCEQSSAAAVSVSYSPFVVEMSYYTIAIQAYSMTRYVVENLRLDSAVVGTAMTYWHIFVSVHGLKKVDEIVLSAACTFLASKVEHHKVRLSDIVALVFEVDPVGGVMESWRDVVGQAELLLCYTLKFNFQVIHPVNRINELVFDGNKAVLECAQRLFLLSFVTPLCTRASAEEIVEALVYLAADGAERLEVYANGFNITSSERRDGIISVMLDALVAMRKTTKLPKIDNVISARRKRLREQESTRPSVACSSVGTASTDNTPCAPSVE